One part of the [Synechococcus] sp. NIES-970 genome encodes these proteins:
- a CDS encoding succinate-semialdehyde dehydrogenase has product MAIATVNPTTGEIVQRFQALTATEINHKLAIAQTAFQQYRLTSFAQRRQWLENAALILEQDAEKFATIMTLEMGKTKKSAIAEAEKCALVCRYYAEHGEQFLANEYAETQAIKSYVSYQPLGVILAVMPWNFPFWQVFRFAAPALMAGNGAVLKHASNVPQCALAVAEIFTQAGVPEGVFQTLLIGASQVEQVITDPRIKAATLTGSEPAGASLARLAGQEIKPTLLELGGSDPFIVLPSADLEEAVAVGTVARTMNNGQSCIAAKRFILHEAIAQTFLSKFQAQFANLKVGDPMAPDTDIGPLATAEILRDIVNQVDRAIAAGAKVLVGGQPLESPGYFYPPTILTDIPPGAAILQEELFGPVAMVFIVKNIDQAIALANDIPFGLGASAWTKDLAEQERLIRDLEAGAVFINALVKSDPRLPFGGIKRSGYGRELGISGIRAFVNAKTVSVN; this is encoded by the coding sequence ATGGCGATCGCCACGGTCAATCCCACAACCGGAGAAATAGTACAGCGCTTCCAAGCCTTAACTGCGACGGAGATCAATCACAAATTGGCAATCGCCCAAACTGCATTTCAGCAATATCGACTAACCAGTTTTGCCCAGCGACGCCAGTGGCTCGAAAATGCAGCCTTGATCCTAGAGCAAGATGCAGAAAAGTTTGCAACGATTATGACCCTGGAGATGGGAAAGACGAAAAAAAGTGCGATCGCCGAAGCCGAGAAATGTGCCCTCGTTTGTCGTTACTACGCAGAGCATGGTGAACAGTTCTTGGCTAATGAATATGCTGAAACCCAAGCCATAAAAAGTTATGTTTCCTACCAACCCCTGGGCGTTATTTTAGCGGTGATGCCCTGGAATTTTCCCTTTTGGCAAGTGTTTCGCTTCGCGGCCCCCGCTTTGATGGCAGGCAATGGGGCGGTCTTAAAACATGCTTCTAATGTGCCCCAATGTGCTTTGGCGGTGGCTGAAATTTTCACCCAAGCCGGGGTGCCTGAAGGCGTCTTTCAAACATTGCTGATCGGTGCATCCCAGGTAGAACAGGTGATCACAGACCCCCGCATCAAAGCCGCCACCCTAACGGGCAGTGAACCTGCCGGGGCCAGTTTGGCTCGCTTAGCAGGCCAAGAAATTAAACCTACTTTGCTGGAATTGGGGGGAAGTGATCCGTTTATTGTTTTGCCATCGGCGGATCTCGAGGAAGCGGTAGCGGTGGGGACAGTAGCCCGGACAATGAACAATGGTCAATCTTGTATCGCAGCCAAACGTTTTATTCTCCATGAGGCGATCGCCCAGACTTTCCTGAGCAAGTTCCAAGCGCAGTTTGCCAACCTAAAAGTGGGCGACCCCATGGCGCCAGATACGGACATTGGCCCCCTCGCCACGGCGGAAATTTTAAGAGATATCGTGAATCAAGTAGACCGGGCGATTGCCGCTGGGGCAAAAGTTCTAGTTGGTGGCCAGCCCTTAGAAAGCCCCGGTTATTTCTACCCGCCGACGATTTTGACAGACATTCCCCCAGGAGCTGCGATTCTTCAGGAGGAACTTTTTGGACCTGTCGCCATGGTGTTTATTGTCAAAAATATAGACCAGGCGATCGCCCTGGCGAATGATATTCCCTTCGGTCTAGGAGCGAGCGCTTGGACGAAGGACCTGGCAGAACAGGAACGCTTGATTCGTGACCTGGAGGCGGGGGCCGTATTTATCAATGCCCTAGTTAAATCGGATCCCCGTCTGCCTTTTGGAGGAATTAAACGCTCTGGCTATGGGCGAGAATTGGGAATATCTGGGATTCGCGCCTTTGTGAATGCTAAAACCGTCTCCGTTAACTAG
- a CDS encoding hypothetical protein (conserved hypothetical protein) encodes MSTLQNFFQTYALANHDYCVFGVATCFVRAEGEVQEISVLEPIPSAALEALLKGIPTSYRIAQALSLDEILTTQGIKIPSAFGENVQIPDDFPERTAAAARTYKRRPEAQTYISLGEIYQQFNHSTAKKRVLNQVNIVSAEDNVKQHAYTHTVL; translated from the coding sequence ATGTCTACCCTACAAAATTTCTTTCAGACCTATGCCCTAGCAAATCATGATTATTGTGTATTTGGGGTGGCCACTTGCTTTGTACGAGCAGAAGGAGAAGTACAAGAAATAAGTGTCCTTGAACCCATCCCCTCAGCCGCCCTCGAAGCACTTCTCAAAGGCATTCCTACTTCTTACCGTATAGCCCAAGCTTTAAGCCTCGATGAGATTTTGACAACCCAAGGCATTAAAATTCCGAGCGCCTTTGGTGAGAATGTACAGATTCCCGATGATTTCCCCGAACGCACGGCAGCGGCTGCCCGTACCTATAAACGCCGTCCTGAAGCCCAGACTTATATTTCCCTCGGAGAAATCTATCAGCAGTTTAACCACTCCACGGCGAAGAAGCGGGTACTCAATCAAGTTAATATCGTCAGTGCTGAGGACAACGTCAAGCAACATGCTTACACTCATACTGTCCTTTAA
- the gst_2 gene encoding glutathione S-transferase produces MLKLYGGARSRASIVRWYLEELGADYEFVLLDMQKGEHQQPDFLGLNPFGKVPVITDGDFTLAESGAILLYLAEKFGQLPKEPEGKAIAYQWVLFANSTLAMGLTPSENRHAVMARYLQPLNEMLQKSPYLLGTDFTVADVAVGSLLAYIPLMFQDVDLSVYPSIQAYLQRLGDRPAFQKAIMNRP; encoded by the coding sequence ATGCTGAAACTCTATGGAGGGGCACGTAGTCGGGCCTCAATTGTCCGCTGGTACCTTGAAGAACTAGGGGCAGACTATGAATTTGTGCTGCTAGATATGCAAAAGGGTGAACACCAACAACCAGATTTCTTGGGGCTCAACCCCTTTGGCAAAGTTCCGGTAATCACTGACGGTGATTTTACCCTTGCAGAATCAGGGGCGATTTTGCTCTATTTGGCAGAAAAATTTGGTCAACTGCCGAAGGAGCCGGAAGGAAAGGCGATCGCCTACCAATGGGTCTTGTTTGCCAATTCAACCTTGGCCATGGGTTTGACCCCTTCTGAAAATCGCCATGCGGTGATGGCTCGCTATTTACAGCCCCTCAATGAGATGCTCCAAAAATCGCCCTATCTGCTGGGAACCGACTTTACCGTGGCGGATGTCGCTGTGGGTTCTCTCCTCGCCTATATTCCATTGATGTTCCAGGATGTGGATTTGAGTGTTTATCCCAGCATCCAAGCCTACCTTCAGCGCCTGGGCGATCGCCCCGCTTTTCAAAAAGCAATTATGAATCGCCCCTAA
- a CDS encoding photosystem II 4 kDa reaction center component superfamily protein, translating into MEAALLLAKLPEAYSIFDPLVDVLPLIPLFFLLLAFVWQAAVGFK; encoded by the coding sequence ATGGAAGCGGCATTATTACTTGCGAAACTACCTGAGGCCTACTCGATTTTCGATCCCCTCGTGGATGTTTTGCCCCTCATTCCTTTGTTCTTCTTACTGCTCGCGTTTGTCTGGCAGGCAGCGGTCGGTTTTAAATAA
- the tgt gene encoding queuine tRNA-ribosyltransferase, whose amino-acid sequence MSHFHFSLQKECPQTKARVGVFQTPHGIVETPRFMPVGTLANVKGITPDHLNQAQAHMVLSNTYHLHLQPGEDIVQKAGGLHKFMAWDKPILTDSGGFQVFSLSEMRKIREEGVVFRSPKDGRLIDMTPERSIQIQNALGADVIMAFDECPPGDAGREAVEAATARTYRWLERCIQAHQRDDQALFGIVQGGIFLDLRSQAAADLTKLDLPGYAIGGVSVGESPENIRKVVQHTAPLLPQNKIRYLMGVGTYREMAQAIAAGIDVFDCVIPTRLGRHGAALVRGDRWNLKNAQFKEDFRPLDETCPCYTCQNFSRAYLHHLIKAKEMLAYMLLSLHNVTELIQFTVRIRASILSDRFVEEFGEWLEPEPTHARIDCKP is encoded by the coding sequence GTGAGTCATTTTCATTTTTCGCTCCAAAAAGAATGTCCCCAAACAAAAGCCCGGGTAGGAGTCTTTCAGACGCCCCATGGCATTGTAGAAACACCGCGGTTTATGCCAGTGGGGACCCTAGCGAATGTGAAAGGAATTACACCAGATCATTTAAACCAGGCCCAGGCCCATATGGTGCTGTCCAATACGTATCACCTCCACCTGCAGCCTGGGGAAGATATTGTGCAAAAAGCAGGGGGACTGCATAAATTTATGGCCTGGGATAAGCCTATTTTGACCGATTCAGGCGGTTTTCAGGTTTTTAGTCTCAGTGAAATGCGCAAAATTCGGGAAGAGGGGGTTGTGTTTCGATCGCCTAAGGATGGCCGCTTGATCGATATGACCCCAGAGCGTTCAATTCAAATTCAAAATGCCTTGGGGGCGGATGTGATTATGGCCTTTGATGAATGCCCACCAGGGGATGCGGGCCGGGAGGCGGTGGAAGCAGCCACTGCGAGGACTTATCGCTGGTTAGAGCGTTGTATTCAAGCTCATCAACGGGATGATCAAGCGCTATTTGGCATCGTTCAAGGGGGAATTTTCCTCGATCTGCGATCGCAAGCAGCGGCAGATTTAACAAAGCTCGATTTGCCCGGCTATGCCATTGGTGGGGTCAGTGTGGGGGAATCACCGGAAAATATCCGCAAGGTGGTACAACATACAGCACCGCTATTGCCTCAGAACAAAATTCGTTATCTGATGGGGGTGGGGACTTATCGAGAAATGGCCCAAGCGATCGCCGCTGGAATTGATGTGTTTGACTGCGTGATTCCGACACGCTTAGGTCGCCATGGAGCTGCCCTGGTTAGAGGTGACCGCTGGAATTTAAAAAATGCGCAGTTTAAAGAAGATTTTCGGCCCTTAGATGAAACGTGCCCCTGCTACACCTGCCAGAATTTTTCGCGAGCCTATTTACACCATTTAATTAAAGCCAAAGAAATGTTAGCTTACATGCTTCTTTCTTTACATAACGTTACAGAATTAATTCAATTTACAGTGCGAATTCGGGCGTCAATTTTAAGTGATCGCTTTGTTGAAGAATTCGGTGAATGGCTAGAACCCGAACCAACTCATGCTAGGATTGACTGCAAACCATAA
- a CDS encoding hypothetical protein (conserved hypothetical protein) — protein sequence MSHQCHPPSLPAPCVVSTGILVNKSDIKRLLQDLTWVRYDHCLDGEVKEQGEGWIVEVFDDEQQATLVVNQSLYLNLHSFDYLVLKQAEAGKTYFELVQDNRILRLDPVEHPQAGPLTEKIVQESTLEEMVTQVLSARWDVHLDDEHFNF from the coding sequence ATGAGTCATCAATGTCATCCTCCTTCTCTGCCTGCTCCCTGCGTGGTTTCTACCGGCATTCTTGTGAACAAGAGTGACATCAAGCGTCTTCTTCAAGATCTGACATGGGTTCGCTATGACCATTGCCTTGATGGTGAAGTCAAAGAACAGGGCGAAGGTTGGATCGTAGAAGTATTTGACGATGAGCAACAGGCGACCTTGGTAGTCAATCAGTCCCTTTATCTCAATTTGCATAGTTTTGACTACTTAGTCCTAAAACAAGCAGAAGCGGGAAAAACCTATTTTGAGTTGGTGCAAGACAATCGAATATTACGTCTAGATCCCGTTGAGCATCCTCAAGCTGGCCCACTGACCGAAAAGATTGTCCAGGAGAGCACCCTAGAAGAAATGGTGACTCAGGTTCTCTCTGCCCGTTGGGATGTCCATCTGGATGATGAACATTTTAATTTCTAG